The Vibrio splendidus genome has a window encoding:
- a CDS encoding Lcl domain-containing protein — protein sequence MKPQLTILAISLALAGCGGSGGSDTSASAAPTYTVSGTVTAQNVDLQSKVCADINQNYMCDSGEPSSTANANGEFSITSTKKSILSVPLLAQVDTGIKANSTSASASSYAYIAAPGLQKNTGNEINGISSLLAGYVADGLTITEANNKLKAQLAKSGITISGDIQDDLSASELASLEQNIVSTIKAFKHSNRAFMLAQLSAKFDKSAADYVGGVLTNDQVTAFANFLEGELKAATALNDTGVLRYFSDIDDTQNVVEPQSSFPGQDAGYGFDKTELNANTGNGFQFAKLDSSGQVLADDAAEWSCVLDQRSGLIWESKTDDESSIQYKDRILALELPGRVTPYDQDVDLATCKTKGDAVCTTQDYVEHINAMNLCGKSDWRLPTFNEFYNVLDFGETETNSDGEVYGLTYKYFPHQTLGIDYTTYTGSVWTQSITYSQYTNTAVEGGFYYNEIGTQGSDRGVVGSIEIYSGDVDSSDNYDSYQFPVRLVSLQGK from the coding sequence ATGAAACCTCAATTGACAATTTTGGCCATCTCTTTGGCTCTTGCTGGCTGCGGTGGTTCGGGCGGTTCCGATACCTCTGCATCTGCAGCACCAACCTATACCGTGTCAGGTACAGTGACAGCACAGAATGTAGATCTACAAAGTAAGGTCTGTGCAGACATAAATCAAAACTACATGTGTGATAGTGGAGAACCAAGCTCGACGGCTAACGCGAATGGCGAATTTAGTATCACCAGCACTAAGAAGTCGATTTTATCGGTTCCATTATTAGCTCAGGTGGATACGGGGATTAAAGCCAATAGCACGAGCGCTTCTGCATCTTCTTACGCTTATATTGCCGCTCCCGGCCTTCAAAAAAATACGGGAAATGAGATTAATGGTATCAGTTCACTATTGGCGGGTTATGTCGCAGATGGATTGACGATTACCGAAGCTAACAACAAATTAAAAGCGCAGTTGGCGAAAAGTGGCATCACTATATCTGGCGATATTCAAGACGATTTATCTGCATCTGAACTCGCGAGTCTGGAACAAAATATCGTATCAACAATTAAGGCGTTTAAGCACTCTAATCGTGCGTTCATGCTGGCTCAATTGAGTGCGAAATTTGATAAGAGTGCGGCCGATTATGTAGGTGGAGTACTCACTAATGACCAAGTTACTGCTTTTGCAAATTTCCTCGAAGGAGAGCTAAAAGCTGCGACAGCATTGAATGATACGGGTGTTTTACGCTATTTCTCAGATATCGATGATACACAAAATGTCGTTGAACCACAGAGTTCATTTCCAGGTCAAGATGCAGGATACGGCTTTGATAAAACTGAGCTGAATGCCAATACCGGCAATGGTTTCCAGTTCGCAAAGTTAGATTCAAGTGGTCAGGTGCTTGCTGATGATGCTGCGGAGTGGTCTTGTGTTTTGGATCAACGCAGTGGCTTGATTTGGGAATCGAAAACGGATGATGAAAGCTCTATTCAATATAAAGATCGCATATTAGCGCTTGAGCTACCTGGACGAGTAACGCCTTACGATCAAGATGTTGATTTAGCGACGTGTAAAACGAAAGGTGATGCGGTATGTACCACTCAAGATTACGTTGAACATATCAATGCAATGAACTTATGCGGCAAGTCAGATTGGCGCTTGCCAACGTTCAATGAATTCTACAACGTGCTCGACTTCGGTGAGACCGAAACCAACTCGGATGGTGAAGTTTATGGTTTAACTTACAAGTACTTCCCACATCAAACCCTTGGTATTGACTATACGACTTACACTGGCTCGGTATGGACACAATCCATTACTTATAGTCAATATACAAACACTGCTGTTGAAGGTGGCTTCTATTATAACGAGATTGGAACCCAGGGCTCAGATAGAGGGGTTGTTGGTTCTATAGAGATCTATTCAGGTGATGTCGATTCTTCAGATAATTATGACTCGTACCAATTCCCAGTTCGCTTAGTTTCACTACAAGGTAAATAG